The uncultured Desulfuromonas sp. genome has a segment encoding these proteins:
- the ltrA gene encoding group II intron reverse transcriptase/maturase: MAKIYYSLYDRLLHEQRLLRAYAKVRSNKGKAGIDGQSVEDFADHLPEEIAALVRELKDKSYRPKPVRRVEIPKPDGGVRRLGIPTVRDRVVQQALLDILQPIFDPDFHPSSYGYRPGRSAHQAIAKASLFIRRYQRRWVVDMDLSKCFDTLDHDQIIQSIRRRVTDGSILGLIRLFLQSGNMTQDGWQASEQGSPQGGVISPLIANVYLDAFDQHMKNRGHRIVRYADDILILCGSRSGAENAFNVARNYLEETLHLRVNERKSRIVHSSEGVPYLGVIITSRYTRIQSEKVRQFKAKVKRITRRNTPVNLAKVIHDLNPVLRGFTNYFRVANCREQFRKLSRWIRRRLRAKQLTLWKKPQRLHRRLRQLGYQGEFKAIKMNSWRNAASNLANYAMPNIWFAKQGLFDLSRVETGYLPQSY, encoded by the coding sequence CGCGAAAGTCAGGTCCAACAAAGGCAAGGCCGGAATCGACGGCCAGAGCGTAGAGGACTTTGCCGACCACCTGCCGGAAGAAATCGCCGCCCTTGTGCGCGAACTCAAGGACAAGAGCTATCGGCCAAAGCCAGTGAGGCGGGTAGAAATCCCCAAGCCTGACGGCGGCGTCCGCCGGCTCGGAATCCCGACGGTTCGTGACCGTGTCGTCCAGCAGGCCCTGCTGGACATCTTGCAGCCGATCTTTGATCCTGACTTTCATCCGTCCAGCTACGGATATCGTCCGGGCCGCAGTGCCCATCAGGCGATCGCCAAAGCCAGCCTGTTTATCAGGCGCTACCAACGGCGCTGGGTGGTGGACATGGACCTGTCGAAATGCTTCGACACCCTAGACCATGACCAGATCATCCAGAGCATTCGTCGCCGGGTGACCGATGGAAGCATACTGGGATTAATTCGGCTGTTTCTGCAAAGCGGGAACATGACGCAAGACGGCTGGCAAGCAAGCGAACAAGGGAGCCCCCAAGGCGGGGTGATCAGTCCGCTAATCGCCAACGTCTACCTCGACGCCTTCGACCAGCACATGAAAAACCGAGGGCATCGAATCGTCCGCTACGCGGACGATATCCTGATCCTGTGTGGATCAAGAAGCGGGGCGGAAAACGCCTTCAACGTGGCAAGAAACTATCTGGAAGAAACCCTTCACCTGAGGGTCAACGAACGCAAGAGCCGGATTGTTCACAGCAGCGAAGGCGTACCCTATCTCGGAGTCATCATCACGAGCCGGTACACACGCATACAGAGCGAGAAGGTTCGACAGTTCAAAGCCAAGGTGAAGCGGATCACCCGGCGCAATACACCAGTCAATCTGGCCAAGGTCATCCACGACCTGAACCCGGTACTGCGTGGATTCACCAACTACTTCCGGGTAGCCAACTGCCGCGAGCAGTTCAGAAAACTGTCCCGGTGGATTCGCCGACGCCTGCGAGCCAAGCAGCTGACACTGTGGAAAAAGCCGCAACGGCTCCACCGCAGACTCCGGCAGCTAGGCTATCAGGGCGAGTTCAAGGCCATCAAAATGAACTCATGGCGCAATGCCGCCAGCAACCTGGCCAACTATGCAATGCCGAACATCTGGTTTGCAAAGCAGGGACTTTTTGATCTAAGCA